The Falco cherrug isolate bFalChe1 chromosome 15, bFalChe1.pri, whole genome shotgun sequence genome includes a region encoding these proteins:
- the SMARCA1 gene encoding probable global transcription activator SNF2L1 isoform X4: MKSCCQRVEKHLMCVFDLRNLLHGLGKTLQTIALLGYLKHYRNIPGPHMVLVPKSTLHNWMNEFKRWVPSLRAVCLIGDKDARAAFIRDVMMPGEWDVCVTSYEMVIKEKSVFKKFNWRYLVIDEAHRIKNEKSKLSEIVREFKTTNRLLLTGTPLQNNLHELWALLNFLLPDVFNSADDFDSWFDTKNCLGDQKLVERLHAVLKPFLLRRIKAEVEKSLPPKKEVKIYLGLSKMQREWYTRILMKDIDILNSAGKMDKMRLLNILMQLRKCCNHPYLFDGAEPGPPYTTDTHLITNSGKMLVLDKLLAKLREQGSRVLLFSQMTRLLDILEDYCMWRGYEYCRLDGQTPHEEREEAIDTFNAPNSSKFIFMLSTRAGGLGINLATADVVILYDSDWNPQVDLQAMDRAHRIGQKKPVRVFRLITDNTVEERIVERAEIKLRLDSIVIQQGRLIDQQSNKLAKDEMLQMIRHGATHVFASKDSELTEEDITTILERGEKKTAEMNERLQKMGESSLRNFTMDTEMSLYNFEGEDYREKQKLSMMEWIEPPKRERKANYAVDAYFREALRVSEPKVPKAPRPPKQPNIQDFQFFPPRLFELLEKEILYYRKTIGYKVPRNPELPNAAQVQKEEQKKIDESMPLNSEETEEKEKLLTQGFTNWNKRDFNQFIKANEKYGRDDIDNIAREVEGKSPEEVIEYSAVFWERCNELQDIERIMAQIERGEARIQRRISIKKALDAKIARYKAPFHQLRIQYGTNKGKNYTEEEDRFLICMLHKMGFDKENVYEELRQCVRNAPQFRFDWFIKSRTAMEFQRRCNTLISLIEKENMEIEEKERAEKKKRGAKVTASQKRKADLATESSGKKDAKKVKS; this comes from the exons atgaagagcTGTTGTCAGAGAGTCGAAAAACATCTAATGTGTGTATTCGATTTGAGGAATCTCCTTCAT GGTCTTGGTAAGACTCTGCAAACAATAGCGTTATTAGGCTATCTGAAGCATTACCGAAACATTCCCGGACCGCACATGGTCCTGGTTCCAAAATCAACTTTGCACAATTGGATGAATGAATTCAAACGCTGGGTTCCATCGTTACGTGCTGTTTGCCTTATTGGAGATAAAGATGCGAGA GCTGCTTTTATCCGTGATGTTATGATGCCTGGTGAATGGGATGTTTGTGTTACTTCATATGAAATGGTAATCAAAGAGAAATCAGTCTTCAAAAAATTTAACTGGAGGTACCTGGTAATTGATGAAGCCCACAGAATAAAGAATGAGAAGTCTAAG CTGTCAGAGATTGTACGTGAGTTCAAGACAACAAATCGATTGCTGCTTACGGGAACTCCTTTACAGAATAACCTCCATGAACTGTGGGCATTACTCAATTTTCTTTTACCAGATGTCTTCAATTCTGCGGAT GATTTTGACTCATGGTTCGACACTAAAAATTGTCTTGGTGATCAGAAACTTGTAGAAAGACTTCATGCT GTTTTGAAGCCATTTTTATTACGTCGCATAAAAGCTGAAGTAGAAAAGAGTTTGCCTCCAAAGAAGGAAGTAAAAATTTATCTTGGGCTCAGCAAAATGCAGAGGGAATG GTATACAAGGATCCTGATGAAAGATATCGATATCCTGAATTCAGCTGGGAAAATGGATAAGATGCGTCTGCTGAATATTCTGATGCAGCTTCGGAAATGCTGTAACCATCCGTACTTATTTGATGGTGCTGAGCCAGGCCCTCCCTACACCACTGACACGCATCTCATCACTAACAGTGGTAAAATGTTAGTTCTGGATAAACTGCTAGCAAAGCTCAGAGAGCAAG GTTCCAGAGTTCTACTTTTTAGTCAGATGACTCGCTTACTGGATATTTTGGAAGACTATTGCATGTGGCGTGGATATGAGTACTGCCGACTTGATGGACAGACACCACATGAAGAAAGAGAG GAAGCAATAGACACATTTAATGCTCCTAATAGCAGTAAATTCATTTTCATGCTGAGTACCAGAGCTGGAGGTCTTGGAATTAATTTGGCAACTGCCGATGTGGTTATTCTCTATGATTCAGATTGGAATCCTCAAGTAGATCTGCAAGCCATG GATCGTGCGCATCGTATTGGTCAAAAGAAACCAGTACGGGTGTTTCGACTAATCACTGATAATACTGTTGAAGAGAGGATTGTAGaaagagctgaaataaaactgagacTGGACTCTATAGTTATACAACAAG gAAGGCTCATAGACCAGCAGTCTAATAAACTGGCAAAAGATGAAATGCTGCAGATGATCCGGCATGGAGCCACACATGTTTTTGCTTCCAAAGATAGTGAGCTGACAGAAGAAGATATAACCACTATTTTAGAAAGAGGCGAAAAGAAG ACAGCTGAAATGAATGAACGATTGCAGAAAATGGGGGAGAGCTCCTTAAGAAATTTCACTATGGACACAGAGATGAGCTTATACAACTTTGAAGGTGAAGATtatagagaaaaacaaaag TTGAGCATGATGGAATGGATAGAGCCTCCGAAACGAGAACGCAAAGCTAATTATGCAGTTGATGCTTATTTCAGAGAAGCCCTACGTGTCAGTGAACCAAAAGTCCCAAAG GCTCCAAGACCTCCAAAACAGCCAAATATTCAGGATTTCCAGTTTTTCCCACCACGGTTATTTGaacttctggaaaaagaaattctgtattATCGTAAGACTATTGGATATAAG GTCCCCAGGAATCCTGAGCTCCCAAATGCAGCTCAGGtacaaaaagaagaacaaaagaagaTAGACGAGTCTATGCCTCTGAATAGTGAGgaaactgaagagaaagaaaagcttctaacacag GGTTTTACGAACTGGaataaaagagattttaatcAGTTTATTAAAGCTAATGAGAAATATGGTCGTGACGATATAGACAATATTGCTCGTGAGGTGGAGGGAAAGTCACCTGAGGAGGTCATTGAGTATTCAG ctGTTTTCTGGGAACGTTGTAATGAACTACAGGACATTGAGAGGATTATGGCTCAAATTGAACGAGGAGAGGCAAGAATTCAGCGGAGGATCAGTATCAAGAAAGCCCTCGATGCCAAA ATTGCAAGGTATAAAGCACCTTTTCACCAGTTGCGTATTCAGTATGGaacaaacaaaggaaagaattacACAGAAGAGGAAGACAGGTTTTTGATATGCATGTTGCACAAGATGGGCTTtgacaaagaaaatgtgtatgaGGAACTAAGGCAGTGTGTGCGCAATGCTCCTCAGTTCAGATTTGACTGGTTTATCAAATCTAGAACTGCAATG GAGTTTCAGAGACGCTGCAATACTCTCATATCattaatagaaaaagaaaatatggaaattGAGGAAAAAGAGCgagctgaaaagaagaaaagaggagcaAAAGTGACAGCA tcccagaagagaaaagcagatttgGCTACTGagagctctggaaaaaaagatgctaaGAAAGTGAAGTCGTGA